The sequence AGAAGCGATGAGAGCGGAGGGCAGGCTCACGGTGGCAACTACAATAAATAACCAAGTGAGTGGATGTCTGCTTCTCTTTTGAAACATGAAACCCGCCACTTTGCCACCTACCCCTGCAAAAACTATCAACAGTTAATTTGATAACATGATGCCGAATTTATTTAATACCTTACATAGCCTAagaaattatttatattttctgctactttacaCTTCTATTCCACTACAATTGAGAGGGatatattatactttttactccactacctTTGTTTGATACTTTAAATTATTTGCAGATCgagattaataatacaaaacataatCCATATTGAAAGTATGATGTGTTGTTATGAATAAAGGACATTGATTCTGGGGTTAATTCACAAGCTACCTATATAAAGTCGTTAATATTAACCCCACGTCAATCAGCTGCAACATTAATGTGATGAACACGTGAATGTATCAATAACAATAGTATttattattctgaaatgggctATTCTGCATGATGAGAAGTTTTACTTTTCTACTCAAAGTTTGAGTTAGATGCTAatacttgtacttgtacttttactcaattaaaaacaaattcactTTCACTTTTGACATAGTATTTCAACACTGCAgtgttgctacttttacttaagtaaaaggtCTGAGTACTTATTCCACCACTGTCAGGTACTGCCCACAAGTGTACTTTTGGGGGTCCTTGCACTTGAGTATTTTCAATTTCTACTACTTTATACATCCACTTCACCTCATTTTAAGGATGCATTATCACTATTATTGCTTTTTACTCCACTCATCTGGTAGCTGACTTAACTTTGCATATTAAGATTTTACATAATACATGGGTGCATGGTTACAGATTAAACTTCCCCACGCACAGTATGTAGCTTAACTCAAAAGACGCTTCAACTTGACCAGCTCCAACAGAACAGTAACTTACACATAATTACATCCGCAACAGAAATAGGCTGCATAACAATTGGATACAAATGACTTTCACTTTCGatataagtacattttgctgagaTTAAGCATCTTTGGGAAAATTCACAGTTTTTTATGTGAAAGCAAATATTTCCAAAGTTGTCATTCAAGCCCTGCAGTGTGAACAACTACAGTACATATTACTGCATGCCAACAACAACATTAGCCATCACGTCCCACACATTTCTAACCCCAGTCGTACCAGTCTGCTTGTATGACAAccctaataaaaacacatttaacaagcaggtttttaaaaatgagCCAAATGTACTGCTTGCAACATCTTTTTTGTAATGTAACGGAGCAGATTGCACAATGACAATTTCGGGACTTTATTTGGCTGACAACAAAGGGTCTGTTTCTTGTTTTACTGTATGAAAACATTGCAAAACAATGGAGTGTTCTGGCATTTAaagttaagcttttttttttgtaattttctttaaataatgtaaTGGCAGTCCAAGATTGAAGACATTGGTGTATTAGGCATTTCATATTATTTATGTAACCCCTGGACTCAGGTATGACGCTGAATATGTGTAACATACAAAGCATCTCTGTTGTCTGTACTAACAGGGACAACATGTCTCTGTGATATGATCATGTTTGACCCTGAAGTTGGATAAAGTACAGGCTCTCACAGCTAGCCCCACTCATTCGAGCACACACGAACGTGTGTTGCTGTAAATCCATCTGCAGATTATGGAATACATCTACAGAAAGACAGGTGTGGCCtaaaagtgtttatttaaacaagGATTTCTATCACAGTAATTCAACTTATTTCTGACTTATAGACATTCACTACAATCCCCCATAGTGTTTCCCACACTCTCCCGGCCTGCAGACTAAAATGATTGGGATTGGAGATAATCACTGTTGTGGAATGTCACCACGCTGCAGTGCCActtaactctgtgtgtgtgtgtgtgtgtgtgtgtgtgtgtgtgtgtgtgtgtgtgtgtgtgtgtgtgtgtgtgtgtgtgtgtgtgtgtgtgtgtgtgtgtgtgtgtgtgtgtgtgtgtgtgtgtgtgtgtgtgtgtgtgtgtgtgtgtgtcaagagaAAGAACAAGTGAAGGGGGGACCATAAAGAGAATCAAAGATGTGAACAAGCCCAGACATCTCACTTCTCATCCAGACCACGAGGAGTTTGTTTTGGTCAGATCAAACcatattttttccttttcatcccttttttttgttctcagaAACTCTGAGCTGTAACATTGTGGTGAGTGCTCTTTTCAAGTGAGATCAAGTGTATGTTCAACAgcttgtgtttctttcttttcttctacaGAAACAGCATGTCATCCATTTTGCAGCTCCTCGTGGAGAACAACTTCTCAGGCTTCaacttatacaaaaaaaaaaaaacaactgcaatcAGAGGTTACGAATATAGTCTGGGAGGAGTCtggatacaaaaacaaacaatacaaaccAAAACTCTTTTTACCAAAAGAACAAGGTAGAAAAAAGTGGTGTAAGAAGATCCTTCAGTTATGGAAAAGTAGAAACACCATAGTCTAAAAATACTCTACTAATCCATACAGGCAAAAGTCCTGAATCCAAAATGTTACTTTACTAGAAGTATTATCAGAAAAATGCACCTTTTTATTAAGCATAAAGGTACTTTATCAAAGAAAAACTCACACTTCTCACACTGCAGAATGTCTCCTTTAAAAGTGCCATATTGTCCTAGAATATGatattctgtttttatcacAGACAAATTCATGTAAAACTATTTTCGATGTCAACGTGGAGCCAATTGTAGATACTCTGTATACTACTGTGTAGAATTGTGCTGCATCATATCATTATGTAATGTGAAAAAGTAACTTGTAACTATAAAAGTCAAATAACTGTAGTGAATAGTACAATATTTCCTTCTGAGATGTAGTAGAGTAAAAGTATTAAGttacataaaatggaaatacacaagtaaagtatacttgagtaaatgcacaGTATTTTATGAAGTCAACACCTTGGACTgtagatcaggggtcttcaacagggggtccgcgacccctagggggtccgcggaggtactgcatgggggtcgcaaaagttttggttgattagacttttttttatattcccccccccctgcatttttttccactaattgaaatgtctttaaatacacattaacatgaattcaacacactgtagtaaacagataaatggaggcagaagatgtctttcagtcatcagtgcacacatggcactataggaccagtttgatataacacaattttatacaatatatataattagggggtccccgctccatctcgccatcagtttgggggtccttggcctggaaaacgttgaagacccctgctgtagATGTTTCAAATGTTCATTCTACCACCAGGGGGCGCCAAAGAAGGACATGTCCACCTCTTACACAGGAACGATCAAACTGCATCCTTTacaccagtggttcccaaactttttcagctcaagacccaaaagacaaatttggtgtctccccggcaCCCAAATTTACGGActaaaccatgaatttaaatgtatatgaagtatattttttccattataaaagtaaccaaaaacagaaaaggtctctattctcctttctgtgtctcacccctttctcaactcatgttgTCATCCCCTCCCATCGTCCCTCAGTCCCAACACCAACGTTTGtttaaataatgctgacttgaatttaatgagatgtgtgtgtctggttgaagATACCAACCAGCTGATCTGGTCTAGGTTCGGTTTTTCAAAGTgccccattctgaggtcatgctgagcatttagtcttttctgtgccaattggcgacccagtaaaacgggtctgcgacccattttgggtcccgaccctaagtttgggaaacattgctttACACAATGCACATTATGTGTGTTAAATTGTGTTGTTTagctttttttgtgcttttaaatATGTGTAACCTGTGTCCTCTTAATTTTTCTAAACATGGAAATCACTGATCTTCAAAATGTAAAGTTCGCTGCTTATCTTCGccacacaaaacatttattttatttatgaaacagCTTTTcagaagtaagtaagtaagtatttCGCCTTATAGTTTAGcttgatttcttttatttccgtACTTAGCAAAACAAAGTGGGACAAATCGCTTTGATTCAAATGTAGGTTAGTAATTATTGGCTCGGTCACATCTGGTGGTTGGTATAAAATCAACGTACACTTTGTAAAGTTTATCTTAAATCAAAAGTTACGAAACTTTGGGTGCTAAAACTTAGGATTTTTGTTTCATATCTGCATGACACCAGCTCAACAAAATGTCCTCCCATCAGACCACTTCAAGAGAATAAATGTAGGCCTCCAGTTTAGACCTGATCAAGAATAGTACAATGTGAAGATTTTTTAAGAAGAATGTGAAGAGAATGTTAAatcaaagtattattattattattattattattattattattattatagaagGACTGCATTATTTAACAATGAGAAGGAATATAATGtgttaaaaaagatttttgatttacaaaaataatctgTGCAATAAATTAATCACAAAAATGGCCCGTTTGACGCACTTTTACGCACCTTGACGCACCGGTGACGTGTCCTTACGCTCCTATCCCGAGGGGTTAATTGGGGTCACTTCAAATTCAGGAAGTTAACTGTCAAAAATGGCCAGTGATCAGGTGAGCCTGTAATTTACGCCCTCGGCCGTGCAGAGGATGGTTGCCAATTATAGCCTCGTTGGTGGAGCTCGCTAGCACCAGAGGTTTTATAACAAACATGAAGGCGACCCGCACCAAACACGGCTTACTTCGTGCCTGCGGCCTGTCCTGTTTCATCTTCCTGCTGTGCACCGGAGTTGTGGCCGGGCGGGAACTGGCCTCTCATCACCGCACGATGAAGCGCAGCCGTCGGAGCCATCAGAGCGCGAGGCACAAAGGAGCGCACCACCGGCCGCTGACGGACGAGCAGAAAGCGGACCAGAACCTGCAGTTCATGTTGACTTTGTACCGGAGCGCAGCCGAACCGGACGGCAGGCCCAAACAGCACCGGAAGTTCGGCTCCAACACGGTGCGCCTGCTGAGGCCGTCGGCGTCGTCGGTGTACTACCTGCCGGCGTCCAGAGGTGAGAGTCACATTGGAGTAGGTGCTAGGCCTGGCTGCTTTTGAAGGTATCTGTAAATCCACTCggaatttgaggtacttttacttgagtaggtttttttttttttttatttttttttttttatctacctTATGCTTCTACTCCACTCTACTCTGTGGGAAATGCTAAATTTAGCCTGCTGTATTCAATAACTtcagttactttgcagattcagatcaaaaatacaaaatataatcaacaaaaaaattatgaaGTATTATAAAGGTGCGACTCTATTGATCCAGGAGGGATGCATTCATAAGCTACCCAGCAGTAGCCTATATGAAGTAGGCCAATTTAAAATTAGGTCCACTTTTAACAGCTGCAGCATTCCAATGATTAACACAGTGCATGCAATCAACATCATCCAAACATTGCTTATTTTACATAAGAGATCTGAATAGTTTCTGCTTTTTATAGCTGACTACCTTGGACGAGGAGATCGATAAAACTACACAGATGATGTGATTACCATCCTCTAATCTGTTGACGTTGCTCACGCTGAAGCAACCTAAGCCATCTGTTTTATTCTCAACGagttttaacaacaacaaaaaatacccAGTTCTgtagaaaaagtttaaaaccgattgcgtctttttttttcttctatatttttatatattagaATCAGATTTGCGCCCGTTTAGGGTCGGGAATATTGCCTTTCAAGTTGGTAGGAGTAAGATTTAAAAAGGATTGTCCAATATTTATTCCAACAGACGCTGGATATtacacttcccataatgcaccTTGATGGTGTCTTTTGTTAGACACTCCTTCCCTGTCAAATACCCGCAACAACCTCACTCAATGCCCTAGTTTGAAgggggaaaaacacaaacactcgGCATCTTGGGTAAAAAGTCTCCACAAAAAGTTAACCACAAAAAGTCTAATtttatgcttttcttttttcatcttttccttCAGACCACCACTACAGCTTCACAGTGGAGTACAGCCTCGACACTCTTCCCTCGGAGCAGTTGATCAAAGCCTCTTTCATCCACCTCAActcttcatcctcttcctcctccaccccaACCTCGAGCCCCACCCAGGCCCTCAAGTTGTCGCGCTGCAGGGCTCAGATCAAGTCGCTGGGCAAAGAGAGCCTGGTCAATCTCGAGCCCCATGAGCGGTGGACGGAGACAGACATCACCGCGCACGTCCAGCAGGGGAAGAGCTTTGGTCCGGGGGCCCACCTGACCCTCACCGCCCAGTACTGGTGCACAGAGCCTCGGCATGACGAAGAGGACGGCAGCCTCtcgtgggggtgggggtttcgTCCTCCAGGGAGAAAAAGATGGAGAGGTGAACCTCTTGAAGTCCCATCTCTCCTTTTGTACCtggaggaggaaagggaagTGAAGGACTGGATGGGGGACTTGCTGGGGGCTGAAGGGGAAGACATCATGAGGCGAATAGGGCAGTGGCATCCTTCGGTACGCCGCCGCCGCTCCAAAGACCATTCCTCTTCAGAGGCCAAAGACACTTCGCTGGATGTTCTGAAAAACGCACCTgctgcttcctcctcctcctcctcctcctcctcctcctcttcttctttctccatctcctcctcttcctccatcatcTCTGACATCCCCaactacaaacacaaaaccagCATGCCCAAGAACCGCTGCAAGCTCCACTCGTTTCGCCTCTCGTTCGACGAGCTCGGCTGGGGTCACTACTTCATCGCTCCGCCGGTGTACAACCCGCGGTTCTGCCAGGGCAACTGCCCGAGGGTGCTGCCGTACGGCTTCCATTCCCCCAACCACGCCATCATCCAGACGGTCATCAACGACCTGGGTGTCGGGGACGTGCCCCCTCCGTCCTGCGTGCCTTACAAGTACATGCCCATGAGCGTGTTAGTTGTGCACAAGAAGAAGGTTGAGTACAGGGAGCTGGAGGACATGGTGGCGGAGTCGTGCACGTGTCGCTAAATACTCGAGCAGACTTGGATATGCTTAGCACTGAGAGACGAGACTAAAGGGGGCAGATTCGATGGGTCATTTGTTTGATCTACGGCTTGGCGGCCAACCATAATGAGCTCGAGACGGGAAGGAGGAAGTCTTTGTGGTTTCAGATTTTCACCATTCCTGTTAAAGCACTTTTCCAAGGCAGCTGCTGAATGGAACTGGCCTGCATGGCTGTGACTGTGGGTTGTGCAATTGAGAGGATGTGTCTATtgactgatttcttttttttcttttttttgatttctcttttttgaaTAATTGTTCTGTGAGCTAAAGCACTGTGCAGATTGGTAAATGTGTTTTGCTATAGTCACTAATGTATTTTTTCTACTGAGATAAAGGGAGCTGGTGAATGTGGAAGTATTTTTAGCCACCTGAGGGTAACTTTAAGTGGTAATTTAACTAAGATAAAATGAATTGAACTTCTACAGTAACTAATGAAATTGATTGAACATCGGTAACTTTTTAAGAAAACTGATTGAGTAAATGGTTTGTAATATTAAACGGAGTGATTTATCTCATTGGAGGACAAACGCATGTTGAATCCATCTTTAATGTTTAACGTCAAACCGCAGCCATCTAATGaatatttcttttcttgtgCCTGTctttgtattcctttttttttctgtatcgttcttttttaaaaaccggATCTGTCTTGCATCAGGGCTGCAATTCTCACAAAGAACCTGCGAAAAAGCCTTTACTTgtgactaaaaaaaacaacacaagagaTTAATAGGTATAATGTGTTTGTGGCTAATCTAAGAAAATAGACACTGCTAAAGTATTTTAATGGACGAGGAGTCTGCTGTGTTGGATATAACTGTAAAGGCCTTGTGACGTTGCATTTTTGCTGTGTACTatctgaattattatttttgcattttgtatgtatttatgatGGGAGGGCTCTCCAAAAACTTGACAAAAAGTAATGCTACTGGCCTGTcttagaaaacaaacacaaaattaagGATTGTCAAAAGGTTAACTATTAAATGCTAAATAACAAAAAGGGTTGTAGTGAAAAGGAATGCAATTTTTATTACGAgtgaaaatgaataataaaataaatgcatgtttctaaactttgttgtcatttttgatAAAGTGGATTAAAACTTATTTGCTCTGTAATCTCAAGTTTAAGACGGCACGACACGGGCAGGTAGTTACTAAGTGGACTTTGTG comes from Etheostoma spectabile isolate EspeVRDwgs_2016 chromosome 19, UIUC_Espe_1.0, whole genome shotgun sequence and encodes:
- the bmp15 gene encoding bone morphogenetic protein 15 — encoded protein: MKATRTKHGLLRACGLSCFIFLLCTGVVAGRELASHHRTMKRSRRSHQSARHKGAHHRPLTDEQKADQNLQFMLTLYRSAAEPDGRPKQHRKFGSNTVRLLRPSASSVYYLPASRDHHYSFTVEYSLDTLPSEQLIKASFIHLNSSSSSSSTPTSSPTQALKLSRCRAQIKSLGKESLVNLEPHERWTETDITAHVQQGKSFGPGAHLTLTAQYWCTEPRHDEEDGSLSWGWGFRPPGRKRWRGEPLEVPSLLLYLEEEREVKDWMGDLLGAEGEDIMRRIGQWHPSVRRRRSKDHSSSEAKDTSLDVLKNAPAASSSSSSSSSSSSSFSISSSSSIISDIPNYKHKTSMPKNRCKLHSFRLSFDELGWGHYFIAPPVYNPRFCQGNCPRVLPYGFHSPNHAIIQTVINDLGVGDVPPPSCVPYKYMPMSVLVVHKKKVEYRELEDMVAESCTCR